The Sparus aurata chromosome 10, fSpaAur1.1, whole genome shotgun sequence genome includes the window TTCAGTCCACCTAGTAAAAGTTGGATGAAAGTCTGAAGTCCTTCTCCGTTATTTTTGCGTTTCTTGTTAAGGACTCATGGGGATCTGGTGAGTGGCCTCTACCATCAGATCCTGCTGTCCCTCCAGAAGGTTCTGTCTGACCCAGTGAGACCTCTTTGCTCCCACTATGGAGCTGTGGTTGGACTTCATGCTCTGGGATGGAAGGTATACACATTTCTTCAAAACTCAATGCGAATTATTTAGTATTAGTGCTCTCCTCTCATGACCCCTCACCAATCTGTTTGAGATTAATCTCTGCTGCACGagcctctttgttttcttgttggCAGGCTGTTGAGAGAGTGCTCTTCCCACACCTTCCTGCCTACTGGGCCAACCTCCAGGCTGTGTTGGATGACTACTCTGTTTCCAATGCCCAGGTCAAAGCAGATGGACATAAGGTCTATGGAGCCATTCTGGTCAGTATTGCAGTGGAGTCCTTACATACAGTGACCAACTGCAgaactctttttgtttttgatttttgatgggCGTCACTGACCATCTCATTTAAATAACTTTCTGTCACTTCTGTTCACATTTCGCTTCCTGTCATCCCTCATTTCAATCAAACCAACTCTTCACTCCCCATGCTGCAGAACAtctaaattaatattttttggaTTTTACTAGTGGCATAAGTTTACACCAGTGTTTCTTACGTCAGGAAGTTCTGGAGGTGTATACCATATGAAAGAGTACAGTCTGCCTGGCTAGTTAGTTAATTGTTTGTATAGTCTGGGTTGTATTAGGTCTGTAAGAGAATATGTCAGAAGACCTACAGCCTTCTAGTATCACCatataacatttaatttaatgtgaATGCCAAATCAGCCAAagacttattttgttttttcctcaatTTCTTAAATATCTTTTAGAGGCCTGGCAAATGATTTTTCTTTATggaacaaaaatatataaaaatatttcaaaatgatacatttttttcatcagaattAATAAGTGGacatcaatgtttgtttttctgtactGTTAATCAGTCAAACCCCTCTCTGGTCAGGCTGCCTGCAACACAGATTGGATTCCACTGCCCTGCCAAGCTGCATTAAATATTACTATTTCTTATTTTCCCACCTGATCAATggaacaagcaaaaaaaacaacaaattgtatTATAAATTTGTCTACTTTGTTTGATAGCCTGAAAGCCAGGTCAGTCGATGTTAGTACACCTGCAGCCAGTGCTGTGGCCCTTCACAGAGAGTTGAACCCTCCTACACCAACAACTTCACTTCAGACTTCACTGACATCTTTATGTTATTAATTGGTATTAGTTGGAGAGGTTGCTGTTGGAGATAACTGAGCTTTGGTTGACATAATCTTAGCATTCTAACcagcatttccattttctttattGTGCCCATATCTGTCCTGCAGGTGGCAGTGGAGCGCCTGCTGAAGATGAAGGCTCTGTCTCAGCCAGTAGAGGGAGGCTCCAGTGGTCAGCCAGCCACTGTGGTGGGTGCTATGGGTTACAGGGTGAGTTCGCCTTGCCTCAGCCCCCCTCCAGAGCCCCTTTCAGAGGCTGCCCTGGGAATCGCCAGCCACCTTCAAGCAGGTGGGGCTGGCTGTCCCTGGGAGGAGTGGACCCCGGTCCCTCTGCCTGCCATGTACTGTGAGCTCTACTCCTTCTTTGGCGACAGCCTGGCTGTCAGGTTCAGTACGGGACCCGACTTTGGTAGCTTCCCTACCTGCACCCCGTCCCAGCTCAGAGATGCCAGGAAGGAAGCCCCTGGCCCTACCTCCAACCCTGACACCACCCGAAAGATGCCACAGCTGACTGCCAACCTCAACATTAGCCCCAGGCAGGACGGGAGTCCTCGCACCGATCCACCCCCACCCAGCCTGGCAGTGACTGGAGCAGGAAGGTAAAGCAAGCACATCTAACATTATATGGCTTTGCATTGCTGAATGTAGTTGACTTTCTTTCTCCTTCAGGGCCCTGGctcgctcctcctcttcctcctcctcctcctctatgCAGCGTTCCAGGTCTTCTTCATCACGTTCGGGCCAGCGTTCAGCAGGTCTGTCTCGGGACGTGTTCCCTAAAGCTCGCTTCACCTCACCTCAGATAGGACCTCCGGCGTTCACCTTCATCATCGGTGGTCGGCAGATGGGTCGACGTTGCCAAGGCCGCCGCCCCTTCCAGACAACTTTTGCCCCAACTCCACCTCATTCGGCTATCCCACCACGTGCCTACGCCCACAAACTTCCTGTCATTGGCAGGGTTGGCAAACCAGTACGCCGCTGGGCCTGTTCCCATTACTCCCTTCATCTACCTCTCTAGTGTTAGATATTAGCTGCAGAATGACTGTTACAGACCAACAGGCCCATCTTCATATATTTAGCTTAAGCTGCCATTGATATTTGATGGTGATAAAAGtttaattgataaattaatttcAAGGAATCTGGTTTATTATCACTTGGgtgaatattaataataatttactATGTCAACAACGGTCTGCATTGACTCATGAACTGATTTAAAGCCACTCTGTGTGGTATTAGATATCATCATTTCTCACATTAATCAAAATTCTGTTTTTCCTGTCCAACAGTCAAAAAGCCCAAGTCTTTACTTCACAATgatacaaagacagaaagaaaagcagtgaaTTCTAATTTTTAGGAAGCTGGAACAAGGTTTTT containing:
- the taf6l gene encoding TAF6-like RNA polymerase II p300/CBP-associated factor-associated factor 65 kDa subunit 6L isoform X2, translating into MVRVNVSYLDGKGNLEPQGTVPTAVQSLSDDLLKYYQQITRAILGEDPHLMKVALLDLQSNSKIAALLPYFVYVISGVKSVSHDLEQLNRLLHMVKSLVQNPYLYLGSYVRSLVSSVMYCILEPLAASINPLNDHWTLRDYAALLLSHIFWTHGDLVSGLYHQILLSLQKVLSDPVRPLCSHYGAVVGLHALGWKAVERVLFPHLPAYWANLQAVLDDYSVSNAQVKADGHKVYGAILVAVERLLKMKALSQPVEGGSSGQPATVVGAMGYRVSSPCLSPPPEPLSEAALGIASHLQAGGAGCPWEEWTPVPLPAMYCELYSFFGDSLAVRFSTGPDFGSFPTCTPSQLRDARKEAPGPTSNPDTTRKMPQLTANLNISPRQDGSPRTDPPPPSLAVTGAGRALARSSSSSSSSSMQRSRSSSSRSGQRSAGLSRDVFPKARFTSPQIGPPAFTFIIGGRQMGRRCQGRRPFQTTFAPTPPHSAIPPRAYAHKLPVIGRVGKPVRRWACSHYSLHLPL
- the taf6l gene encoding TAF6-like RNA polymerase II p300/CBP-associated factor-associated factor 65 kDa subunit 6L isoform X1, which codes for MADREERRFAEVSRESVKLVAEGAGVELGDDVAALLAEDVCYRLREATQSSSQFMRHAKRRKLTVEDFNRALRWSNVEAICGYGAQDALPFRSVKEGELFFIEDRDINLVELALATNIPKGCAETMVRVNVSYLDGKGNLEPQGTVPTAVQSLSDDLLKYYQQITRAILGEDPHLMKVALLDLQSNSKIAALLPYFVYVISGVKSVSHDLEQLNRLLHMVKSLVQNPYLYLGSYVRSLVSSVMYCILEPLAASINPLNDHWTLRDYAALLLSHIFWTHGDLVSGLYHQILLSLQKVLSDPVRPLCSHYGAVVGLHALGWKAVERVLFPHLPAYWANLQAVLDDYSVSNAQVKADGHKVYGAILVAVERLLKMKALSQPVEGGSSGQPATVVGAMGYRVSSPCLSPPPEPLSEAALGIASHLQAGGAGCPWEEWTPVPLPAMYCELYSFFGDSLAVRFSTGPDFGSFPTCTPSQLRDARKEAPGPTSNPDTTRKMPQLTANLNISPRQDGSPRTDPPPPSLAVTGAGRALARSSSSSSSSSMQRSRSSSSRSGQRSAGLSRDVFPKARFTSPQIGPPAFTFIIGGRQMGRRCQGRRPFQTTFAPTPPHSAIPPRAYAHKLPVIGRVGKPVRRWACSHYSLHLPL